Below is a genomic region from Anguilla anguilla isolate fAngAng1 chromosome 18, fAngAng1.pri, whole genome shotgun sequence.
GACGGTCAAAGACTGAATTAAACTTGAATGGTGACCATGTGAAAATATTAAGAGCCAAACTTCTTACATTTGACTATAATTAAGGCTTTTTCAACCAGCCAGAAGAGAAATTGGCGAACACGGTATAAAAGAATGCTCACGTCTCCCTGCAGTTCGAAATCACGAAAATGTAGCGTATCACGCCCGTCTACAAACTACAGCAATCAGTCTCATGGGCCGAAGTGACTTTGGAGACCCTCTGAACTTAAGTGTTCCCCCCTCAGCACCAGAGATCAAAACTGGCCAACTGACATGTGAAAATACCTGGAGTATTGGCAGAATGCATACATCTTAACAGCCGTTCAGCAGGAATATAACCGACATCTATACTGTAAATCATTCTGGATTAGAATGCCTTgcaaattaatgtaatgaaatgtactATAAAATGCGACccatgtattaaattaaaaatgagttttttttttcctgtaaataaCTCATTCAGGACAACTAACTGAACCAGCCTATCAGCAGTGGGTTTAGCACAATATACCCCGCCTCTCCTCTACCTTACCACTGTCCTTCAAGGGTGACTGTTCCAATGCAACATACAACTCATTTGGATTATAAGTGCAAccgagaaaaaaataaaaaatatagtttgtctttatattttaatgtagaGCTCCggcaatacaataaaaaaatgttcatacaGTTCACATGAACACAAATGTTAACTCTGAAATTTGGAATTTGAACAGAGAAAGAATGAAGAAATGCCTTTTGGTGGAACAATTTTCCCAggagtattttttattttattttaaacagggCATATGACATTAGCAGGACTGTGAAAACCACCCGCTCTAGctacacataaatgcacaaattCCAGTACAGTCCAGTAGtgtcctattattattatttaaaaatgggaaGCCCAAGGCCCAGGGGAGCCAAGAtggaggctggggggggtgggtcacCAGTCAGCAGTCAGCCTTCAGTCTGCCATATACGGGTTCACCAGAGATAATGCATTCACCTTCGCAAAGGTCACATACCGCAGGTACTCTACTGCACTAGCTCCCTGAGCAGGGAAAGCAATGAAGTCTGCTAATAAACACAGACCAAGAGAGGAGCTACCATTGTTATTTCTCATCTTTTCACCTTTCATTCTCGTGTTACGCTACCTTTAGACgtattcgggggggggggggggggggggggggggggggggacttaatTCAAACACTTCACTGATATGCGACTCccaacaaatgaaaatacagttgGCAGCTGATAATTACCGTTCATTTATGTGGGATATTAAATCTTTCAAAATAAGCCGCCCACATGAAAGTGCTCATGTAAACAAGCTGTCAAACTGCATTTTTCTCAGGGGAGatttagaaatgtattattttatcaaGGGGCACCAGTAATAACAGCTTTTTTGAGGAATTATATgacatgatatatatatatatatatatatatatatatgtatatgtgtgtgtgtgtgtgtaaatatacagAGAGGCTGGGAGAaaaggggaaggagggagggaggtagggaaggagagaaggctGCCCATAGACGAAAACATACAGAACTTTTACGTAAAACAAGCCAATGTCGTTTTGTGCATTCTCAAAAGCTTATGGATCTAGGAATCTCATCTGTTCTTCTTGGAGGACACATGAAGTGTCACATCCAACAATACAGCATGATCATTTGCCCCAGACAGCACTGGGAAGGCACAACCATAAAACAAGGCAGGAATTTGTCCTGGCAAAGCACAGCTGGCAACAGCGTTGCTCTGGTAAAGACGAAGAACAAGAGTACTGGTCAGCACGGTATCTCCCGCCTCATTGCTCAACGGCGCCCCCTCTGGACGATCACAGAGTTGCAACCTGTCTGCACAATCTGTGAGTGCTGtttaactacacacacacacacacactgcaggatggCTGTGCTAGAGTGCACCCTCCAAAATTTACAGTAATGGGATGAGCCAACGGTTACGATTCTATTCGGGGAGGAAATTTTGGAACTAAACAAAAagacataaacaaaaaataggTCAAAATAACATATTCCCTGTCTTGAGAGAACTGCAGGACAGGCCTGTACATGCCTGTAAACCAGAGCGGTTTATAtaaaagagcaaaaaataaaaaaataaaaaaatactggaaTAACCTTTACTTCAGCTGGACAGACTGTAATACTGTTTATTGCCATTGCTTATCAGACCGCAaaccatttccaaaaaaaaaaaaaaaattttttacactGACCCCTTTTCACCCCAACCTGCTTTGATTCCATGCGTAGCTATGAAGTGTCACGTTCTCGTTGTTATCAGTTTTCTGCATGTTGCtttcagttttcaaaaaaaataagagaCTTGCCGCATATGTGTCGTCTGAAAACAATCTGCTTAAAGGAGCACGTCTGGAAAGTGATGTTGTCTGACGTTTGCTGATGGTAGCTACAGCAGTGCACAGGTGTCATGTCATCACAGGTCTAAGAGGTCCTGTAGATCGCACGTTAACGTGTTTCAACGTTGGGCGTGAGGGTGCTGAAATACTCCTGCAGAACCGTCTCCACCTCATCCTCGCTGTAGTCTCGCACCTGGAGCGCAGAGCTCGGAGAATCGCCGTCGGCACCCCGGATCATGGCAGACAGGACTGGAGAAAGacaggatgagagagagagagagagagagagagagaggatgagagagaagaagaaggactGCATCACGAACTGCGCTTGAGTGAAAACTCTGGACTTCTGTTAGCAAGTGAGGCTCGGACAAGTGACACTTGTGAAAGGCAGACACACCCCTTTGTCCCAAAAATGAGTGAAACTGGCAATGACTATAAGCTCTACAAGAAGTGTGTGTCACATCAGAATGCCTGCATGGTGTAACATTCTGACGCGCAACAGATTCAGCAGAACCTGAATACTTCCATTAAATCTTGAGGTTATAATGGTGTGGTGACATAAtaagacaataaaatattaatacaattttaaataataaatgtccTTCCTAATCCCAGTTATATCTTCAGGCTGGCGGAGTGCATAGTGAATGTAAAGACAACCATAAATTCTTACCAGGAATAACAGCACAGCAGAGCACGGGCTGTTCTGTGCACCTCTATCTACACTTGTAGGGTTTCCGTTATTGGGAAATTCTGCTTAACATGTTACCTCGTCCAGACGAGGGTCGGAAGAGGCAGAGAATCTTCTTGTGCATGGCCACCGCTCGCCCCAGCTCGTACCCGACGCCAAGAGAGGGCTGCGTCACCTCGGCCACTATCACTGTAGAGACGAATACGAGGCAAAACACACCTAAATGTCAGGTGAAAGTGCACACGGACAGTCtctaatattaatatatttataaatatcgTAGCAAAGGTCTAGGAGACTTTTCAGGACCACTGAGCAAACGCGCGAGCGGACAACCTCACCATCGGCCGCCACGAGCCACTCCATGTCTCGGTCGTGGATGGCACGATCCCCCTTTAGTGCTGAATCTTCACCTGGCCACAGACAGAGAAGTGATTTTTTCCGAACCCAGTAGGGTAAATCAAGCCAAGACGGAAATAAGGTCCACATTCCAAAAATTCACTAGATCCGATCAAATCTATTATGAAAAAAACCTCAAAATAACTCAACTGAAAACAAGGAAGGCAAAATATCAAGCAAAAAACTAGATGTTGACGCGGATCTATAGCCACTtcattaaaaaaccaacaaccgCAGGAACAAGCAAGACGACAGTGCATAACATAAATCTCAATATTTCCCTTAGTAAGAACAAAGGACAGTCATCACAACGGATCGAAGCAGACTACAAACATGTGGAGAACAAAGAGTGAATGTCAAGAAAGTGCGAATTCATAACTCAAAACGTAGGGATTTTGAGGGACTCTAAAGTATGAACAGACACTGAAGGAAACAATTCACCTTTTTCAGAAATGTCACCGTGGCTGACATGCTCCGTTAGAACTTTGCCGTACGTTTGCAATTTTTTCACAATTCTCTGATAAATGTTTACGTCCTGTCGCCCTCCGCGGATGCtaccacaaaaatatatacgcattgtttttctggtttgatATCTGATATGACTTCGTAGAAACTTCTTGAAAAACCGATGAGTTCACGCTCTCGATAAATAAAGCTACTATTTTGCCTCCAAAATGAAGTGCACGCTGCGTACCGGGGCTGCCAGACTGAATTCAAAATCCCACACGTTTAAAGTGACGTAACTCGTCTACCACCAAGACACGGTCGACATGAAAGCGAGTGTCCCCGACACTTCCATCtggcaaaataataaatcaaacgACATCATATTGCCAATTAGGCTACTGACTTCGTAACGACAACAAGGGGGACGAAAACGGTTTATGCTTAGGGACAGGGGAATCCCTGCGCTTTTTCACTTAATTTCTAAGGCGAACTATTCCACCCATCCCCATTCAATTAGAGAAGTCAGCGACATTATGAGCAATTATCTAATTTGGCCCCAAGTGTCAGAGCTGGCAACGCCTCAGCTTGAAGGATCTGGATGGTGTAGCAGGTTCAGCGTCTACCGTGCTGCAGGCGCTCTGTTACACATGTAGCGCCCCCTCGTGGACgtatacatacattttccaaaatgtgtcatattgtattttttgcatttcattccgaaactataatataatataatataatataatatgtacCAGCTCTACTTCACTTGAAAATTAAAGTGGTGAAATCCGTCGAATATGAATATTTAGCAATTACCGTCACAGAACCTGTGGCTATGTCAGAGATATCGGGTTGGAAGAGATCCAACTGGAGTGCGAAATAAACGATCAATGAATTATAGATCATTTGCGATCATATGCCCATCACTAGATTTGCTCTTGTATGGTGAAACTGCACGAGGAACCCAAGTTTAAGATACGATATTGCAAcgtattttattacaaaaacataaacaaagatTCACACCCTTCTTGAATAGCTAACAGGAATACAATTGTCATCGCGGTACCTCTTTGATGCTAATGAACGGGCAAACAGCCAGACTTGAATAGCTAAGTATTTTCCATCTGTTGAATTGCAATCCAGAAATTACAAGATTTGTGGAACAAAGGTAATGAACAATGCAATAAAATTGCGATTTAAAGATTCAAATGCTGTTGGCATTCCATCACTCACCGAAGCATCTGCACCACATCAAACTGTAATTTCTGAAAACAGCCTGttttgtgaatgtttaaatggCTGTTGATACATAACTAAGGTGATACAATAAATAAGGCGATACAACATATTAAGCGGGAGGGACTGCTTATGCTATGAGTGATTATTTTGAATTGGAAACATGCATCACTCCTATGAATGTTTAAAGGACTCAAATTTGACTTTTTACATTAGTCATCATGCAAACTGGAAAATCGACAACAGCCTATCTATCATCATTCATAGACTGACACTACCTAATCTACAGAAACACATCCGACATGGCAACCCAGACTATGACATCATGACGTTCAACGTGAAAAAACCATTTCCtttcaaaacaggaaaaggagGACTCTGCAGCGGTGGAGCTGGCTAATAACTGTTGGAATTAGCTTGCGTAAAACAATAAACAttgcatatttataaaaaaaaatacgttCCAGGTAAgactttttaataaataaataaaaagatttagATTTTGCTGAGCTAGCCTGCCGAACCACCATGACTAGCGGAACAGATCGTTCTCCAGTCTTTCTTTCGTAGAAAAATTCAACCATTGCAGGTGGGATTGCAGTATTCGCTGACATTGGAGTATAAATCCGAAATACGGTGGCGTGGCTGGTGTTAACttagatcattaaaaaaaattagccaTACACTAATTAAGAAATCACAGTGTGGAGTTGTCACATTGATTTAACGTGTTGGTTGATACCCCACAGTCTTTCTCGCCAGGGGCCTCAGCCGGAGTCCTGCGGCCGTGGATGGAAGTGGAGATCAGCAGGGATATGGGTCCTGAGAGAATCTTACCGAACTCCGAGGAAGAACTGGGCCAGGAGCGCTTGTCGGATGGAGGGGCCGTGGAAGTCGGCGGCGAGTGGAGCGGCGAGGATCCCGAGGAAGACGAGGGCGGTATTGGGGAAGACGAGGATACTGGAGGCGGAGGTTACTATTACCAACCATTGAACCAGGATCCCGAAGGGACGTTAAACTTCGGTCAGACAGAGCACTCTGAGGACGTGGGCTCCTCGCACGCAGAACAACTTCAGGATGTTCAGGAAAGGATAGAGGTAACGATAGCAGACCTATTTTTTACAATGTTATGCAGCTAAATGTATGACAGTGAACTCGTGTTTTGAAGAAGATAGCAACTTACCTCCGGTCTTCTAACAATATACCCCGTCAATCTATTCTTCACAGTACTACCGTTTGGCCGTATAGATCCCTAATGAGCAAAAAGGCCCGGTTCAAAAGAAGCTTCGTTCCCTCTGCCATGGTTTTACTGAATGGAATAATTTGTTAattgcgtgtttttttttttgcagctgtatgtgtgtttgtttatgtatatGTGCACGGTATGGACTGTGGCAACACATTTCCTCTAGGACCGCAATAAAGAATCAAAGCTAAAATATTATAACCAAATAAACTAATCTTAATACTTTGGTGTAGGAATGGGCTTGGGCCTGGGAGCCTTTGTTAACTCACATTTAATTAGTGTTAATTATTAAGCATAGCTGCTTACTCCTTAAGCAGAGACAATGTGAATACTATCATTAGAAATAGAAGTAATTTAACTTGCAGGGATAGCTGAATGTGTCAATGACTCACGGTAATATATGCATTACTTCCTGCGTTAAGCGGCTAGCAAACGGCAAAATCGTGCAAATGGAACGGCATCGGTAACTCTGTGGGTGGCCGGCATCTGGGCACGGGACCCAGATTCCACGGTGAAGTCAGGGGGTAGCGTACTGAGTGGCCCGGTCTTAAGCGCAAGTTCGCTGTGCGATCCGCAGGCGATGGGTCTCTTcctgccccagccccctcccccggaCAGCGACGAGGAGGAGGACCCCCCCGACGGGGCAGGGGCCCGCCCCAGCCAGCCCTCCATCCCCATGGACGCAGgtgaggtcccccccccccccccccccccccccaaagcctgTCCCAACTGTCCCTTACCTGCATGCATTACCTGTGCAAA
It encodes:
- the mea1 gene encoding male-enhanced antigen 1, which encodes MEVEISRDMGPERILPNSEEELGQERLSDGGAVEVGGEWSGEDPEEDEGGIGEDEDTGGGGYYYQPLNQDPEGTLNFGQTEHSEDVGSSHAEQLQDVQERIEAMGLFLPQPPPPDSDEEEDPPDGAGARPSQPSIPMDADHVELVKRTMAAVNLPSLGIPAWAQEISDDQWKDMVQQTLQSRQSSAGLRLQRK
- the dnph1 gene encoding 2'-deoxynucleoside 5'-phosphate N-hydrolase 1, with translation MRIYFCGSIRGGRQDVNIYQRIVKKLQTYGKVLTEHVSHGDISEKGEDSALKGDRAIHDRDMEWLVAADVIVAEVTQPSLGVGYELGRAVAMHKKILCLFRPSSGRVLSAMIRGADGDSPSSALQVRDYSEDEVETVLQEYFSTLTPNVETR